One segment of Homalodisca vitripennis isolate AUS2020 unplaced genomic scaffold, UT_GWSS_2.1 ScUCBcl_6092;HRSCAF=13143, whole genome shotgun sequence DNA contains the following:
- the LOC124373651 gene encoding sterol regulatory element-binding protein cleavage-activating protein-like: MDPFDIDEEFVPSLPTPTQMSDAPFFPSSPMELFLTAILCIISVLVLTYTFVVLYRCICSRNYAEWRASWMGTKEASDPSSQVVLEAVPLVLSGHAQPVECLASDGHWLVSSCLAGNIRVWDSTTGDLVVTITRAKPQNPLTTGDEDALYKELDNVCSQIKSPNSRTLHNTATQFKPDADSAIDPCFCVNDVHNSWLGRCRESSSNYVLPQNATVCETEAQSSDTNSDQHKQSSVMRETGGGECKDYSQSTDDGPRISPIWCLDCQNNLIVVGCASGHIEIWEATSGKCKCTISNSNDESGVTCVRLVGHITL, encoded by the exons atGAGGAGTTTGTACCATCTTTACCAACTCCAACACAAATGTCTGATGCTCCGTTCTTCCCTTCGTCTCCCATGGAACTGTTTCTTACTGCCATTCTGTGTATCATCAGTGTGTTGGTTCTCACATATACATTTGTA GTGTTGTACAGATGcatttgttcaagaaactatgcAGAATGGAGAGCAAGCTGGATGGGAACCAAAGAAGCATCTGATCCATCATCACAG GTTGTATTGGAGGCTGTGCCATTGGTTCTGTCTGGACACGCCCAACCAGTGGAGTGTCTAGCAAGTGATGGGCACTGGCTTGTCAGTTCCTGTCTCGCAGGCAATATTCGTGTCTGGGACTCCACCACAGGTGATCTTGTTGTCACCATAACCAGAGCCAA GCCACAAAATCCATTAACAACTGGTGACGAAGATGCGCTCTACAAGGAGTTAGATAATGTGTGTTCTCAAATAAAGTCTCCTAACTCTAGAACGCTACACAACACAGCAACACAGTTCAAACCTGATGCAGATTCAGCTATTGATCCATGTTTTTGTGTCAACGATGTGCATAATAGTTGGTTAGGGAGATGTAGAGAAAGTAGCAGTAACTATGTTTTACCCCAAAATGCCACTGTTTGTGAAACAGAAGCTCAAAGTTCAGACACAAATAGTGATCAGCACAAACAGAGTTCAGTGATGAGGGAGACAGGTGGGGGGGAGTGTAAAGATTACAGTCAAAGTACAGACGATGGGCCGAGAATTTCGCCAATTTGGTGTTTAGATTGCCAGAACAATCTCATTGTTGTTGGCTGTGCCAGTGGACATATAGAAATTTGGGAGGCTACCTCAGGCAAATGTAAG TGCACAATCAGCAACAGTAATGATGAATCCGGAGTAACTTGTGTGCGACTGGTGGGACACATCACTTTGTAG